A window from Pseudomonas moraviensis encodes these proteins:
- a CDS encoding hemerythrin domain-containing protein produces the protein MNIFEALRESHERQRAYAKALIATSGDSPERVEAYKQLKAELQAHETAEERHFYIPLMAIDEGVDLSRHAISEHHEMDEMMEELDETEMSSPAWLATAKKLSDKVHHHLEEEEHKFFQMAGKLLDDKQKTQLAGQYEKEYQAQLS, from the coding sequence GTGAATATTTTTGAAGCCCTGCGCGAAAGCCACGAGCGCCAGCGCGCTTACGCCAAGGCGCTGATCGCGACAAGCGGCGACAGCCCTGAGCGGGTCGAGGCCTACAAACAGCTCAAAGCAGAACTGCAAGCCCATGAAACCGCCGAAGAGCGGCACTTCTACATCCCGCTGATGGCAATCGACGAAGGCGTTGATCTGAGCCGCCACGCCATCTCCGAGCACCATGAAATGGACGAGATGATGGAAGAACTCGACGAGACCGAGATGTCCAGCCCAGCGTGGCTGGCCACGGCGAAGAAGCTTTCCGACAAGGTCCATCACCACCTTGAGGAAGAAGAGCACAAATTCTTCCAGATGGCCGGCAAGCTGCTCGACGATAAACAGAAAACGCAACTCGCCGGACAGTACGAAAAGGAGTACCAGGCGCAACTGTCTTGA
- the ggt gene encoding gamma-glutamyltransferase — protein MKYEPLARSLIATSLALSCLMAHAASVAPVAAENGMVVTAQHLATHVGVDVLKNGGNAVDAAVAMGYALAVVYPAAGNLGGGGFMTIQLADGRKTFLDFREKAPLAATANMYLDKEGNVIPDLSTRGHLAVGVPGTVSGMELALSKYGTKQRKEMIAPAIKLAEDGFELQQGDVELLEYATDVFKKDMRDSGSIFLSNGEPMQVGQKLVQKDLAKTLRTISDKGADGFYKGWVADAIVTSSQANTGIITQADLDKYKTRELAPVECDYRGYHVVSAPPPSSGGVVICQIMNILEGYPMKDLGFHSAQGMHYQIEAMRHAYVDRNSYLGDPDFVKNPIEHLLDKNYATKLRNAIQPQKAGVSAELKPGVAPHEGSNTTHYSIVDKWGNAVSVTYTLNDWFGAGVMASKTGVILNDEMDDFTSKVGVPNMYGLVQGEANAIAPGKAPLSSMSPTIVTKDGKVVMVVGTPGGSRIITATLLTMLNVIDYGMGLQEAVDAPRFHQQWMPEETNLEDFAASPDTRKILESWGHKFAGPQDPNHIAAILVGAPSLDGKPVGKNRFYGANDPRRNTGLSLGY, from the coding sequence ATGAAGTACGAACCTTTGGCCAGATCGCTCATTGCGACTTCCCTGGCGCTCAGCTGTCTCATGGCTCATGCGGCATCGGTGGCGCCGGTTGCGGCGGAAAACGGCATGGTCGTCACCGCGCAACATCTGGCGACCCACGTTGGCGTCGATGTGTTGAAAAACGGCGGCAATGCCGTGGATGCGGCCGTGGCCATGGGCTATGCACTGGCGGTGGTCTACCCGGCTGCGGGCAACCTTGGCGGTGGCGGGTTCATGACCATTCAGCTGGCGGATGGGCGCAAGACCTTTCTCGATTTCCGTGAGAAAGCTCCGCTGGCAGCGACAGCGAACATGTATTTGGACAAGGAAGGTAACGTCATTCCGGACCTGAGTACTCGCGGTCACCTGGCGGTGGGCGTACCGGGCACGGTGTCGGGCATGGAGCTGGCCCTGAGCAAATACGGGACCAAACAGCGCAAGGAGATGATCGCCCCGGCGATCAAGCTGGCCGAAGATGGTTTTGAACTGCAGCAGGGCGATGTCGAACTGCTCGAATACGCGACGGATGTGTTCAAGAAGGACATGCGCGATTCCGGCTCGATTTTCCTCAGCAACGGCGAGCCGATGCAGGTCGGGCAGAAACTGGTGCAAAAGGATCTGGCGAAAACCCTGCGGACGATTTCCGACAAGGGCGCCGACGGCTTCTACAAAGGCTGGGTCGCCGATGCCATCGTCACCTCCAGCCAGGCCAACACGGGCATCATCACCCAGGCTGATCTGGACAAGTACAAGACTCGCGAACTGGCCCCGGTGGAGTGTGATTATCGCGGTTACCACGTGGTCTCGGCGCCGCCGCCAAGCTCCGGCGGGGTGGTGATCTGCCAGATCATGAACATCCTCGAAGGCTATCCGATGAAGGATCTGGGTTTCCATTCGGCTCAGGGCATGCACTACCAGATCGAAGCCATGCGCCACGCGTACGTCGATCGCAACAGCTACCTCGGCGATCCGGATTTCGTGAAGAATCCGATCGAGCACCTGCTGGACAAGAACTATGCGACCAAACTGCGCAACGCCATCCAGCCGCAAAAGGCCGGCGTATCGGCTGAACTCAAGCCCGGTGTAGCGCCCCATGAAGGCAGCAATACCACGCACTATTCGATCGTCGACAAGTGGGGCAATGCTGTCTCGGTCACTTACACCCTCAATGACTGGTTCGGTGCGGGCGTGATGGCGAGCAAGACCGGGGTGATCCTCAACGACGAAATGGACGACTTCACCTCCAAGGTCGGCGTGCCGAACATGTACGGGCTGGTCCAGGGCGAAGCCAATGCCATTGCCCCGGGCAAGGCACCCCTGTCGTCGATGAGTCCGACCATCGTCACCAAGGACGGCAAAGTGGTCATGGTGGTTGGCACGCCGGGCGGCAGCCGGATCATTACTGCGACCTTGCTGACCATGCTCAACGTCATCGACTACGGCATGGGCCTGCAGGAAGCAGTCGACGCGCCGCGCTTCCATCAGCAGTGGATGCCGGAAGAAACCAACCTCGAAGACTTCGCAGCCAGCCCGGATACGCGAAAGATCCTTGAAAGCTGGGGCCACAAGTTTGCCGGCCCGCAGGATCCCAACCATATCGCCGCGATTCTGGTTGGCGCGCCGTCGCTGGATGGCAAACCGGTTGGCAAGAACCGCTTTTACGGCGCCAATGATCCACGGCGCAATACCGGCTTGTCATTGGGTTACTGA
- a CDS encoding response regulator, translated as MTDWLQDNGEMAGQIRRHDWAKTPLGPLEHWPDVLKTTVSLSLASHFPQAIVWGPQLITLYNDAFVPILGDKPQALGRPFSDIWKEAWHEIRPIAEAAFAGHATYIENFALNIERGSGPEQAFFTFCYSPIRDSLGNVVGMLDTVTETTQTVYLNQRLAVLDAIGNAVTNATDAQAILAASTRLMVEQLQLSNCAYADMDADEDGFTIRGDYAAPGSPSIVGHYRLRDFGEKAVRLLRAGEPLVIHDNRSELPPEESATFQAIGITATICVPLIKQGRLTALMAVHDKVPRVWSRFEQALMSEVTERCWAHIERVRADANVREGLLALAELNATLEQRVEERSLRLAQAESALRQSQKLEAIGQLTGGVAHDFNNLLTIIRSSVDFLRQPNLPEERRQRYMRAVSDTVERASKLTSQLLAFARRQPLNPQVVDAGERLANIGDMLESVTGAQIHVCVERPAHPCYIRVDLSQFETALINIALNARDAMNGQGELKLRLECHIPLPSIRGHAGSSSHFVSIALADTGAGIDAHTLEHIFEPFFTTKPVGKGTGLGLSQVFGFAKQSGGNVDVSSVLGQGTEFTLYLPQVPANEAEVDDSEDDGEVQPACEKRRVLVVEDNLDVGRFANQILQDLGYETAWATNAEEALQLAGSDAMAFDAVFSDVVMPGITGVALAKELRQRRPDLPVILTSGYSEELARSGYEGFEFLAKPYSAEQVSRILGKTWATPATSVVSDASALE; from the coding sequence ATGACAGACTGGTTGCAAGACAACGGCGAGATGGCGGGGCAGATCCGCCGTCACGACTGGGCAAAAACGCCCCTCGGCCCGTTGGAACACTGGCCCGATGTGCTCAAGACCACCGTCTCGCTCAGTCTTGCCTCACATTTTCCTCAGGCGATCGTCTGGGGCCCGCAGCTGATCACCCTGTATAACGACGCCTTCGTGCCGATTCTCGGCGACAAGCCACAGGCGTTGGGACGGCCTTTCAGCGACATCTGGAAAGAAGCCTGGCATGAGATCAGACCGATCGCCGAGGCGGCATTTGCCGGCCACGCTACCTATATCGAAAACTTTGCCCTCAACATCGAGCGCGGCAGCGGGCCGGAGCAGGCGTTCTTCACCTTCTGCTACAGCCCGATTCGTGACTCGCTGGGCAATGTCGTGGGCATGCTCGACACGGTCACCGAGACCACCCAAACCGTCTATCTCAATCAACGCCTGGCAGTACTCGACGCCATCGGCAACGCGGTGACCAATGCCACCGATGCGCAAGCAATCCTGGCGGCGAGCACGCGGCTGATGGTCGAGCAATTGCAATTGTCCAACTGCGCTTACGCCGACATGGATGCCGATGAGGATGGCTTCACCATTCGCGGCGACTATGCCGCGCCGGGCTCGCCCAGCATCGTCGGGCACTACCGCTTGCGCGATTTCGGTGAGAAGGCTGTACGTCTTCTGCGCGCCGGGGAGCCGCTGGTCATCCACGACAACCGTAGCGAACTGCCGCCTGAAGAGTCGGCGACCTTTCAGGCCATCGGCATCACCGCGACGATTTGTGTACCACTGATCAAGCAGGGCCGCCTGACTGCGCTGATGGCCGTCCACGACAAGGTACCGCGCGTCTGGTCGCGCTTTGAGCAGGCATTGATGAGCGAAGTGACCGAACGGTGTTGGGCGCACATCGAGCGGGTGCGCGCCGACGCCAATGTGCGCGAAGGTCTGTTGGCCCTGGCTGAACTCAATGCGACGCTGGAGCAACGGGTCGAAGAACGCAGCCTGCGCCTGGCCCAGGCGGAATCGGCGCTACGCCAGTCGCAAAAGCTCGAAGCCATCGGTCAATTGACCGGCGGCGTGGCCCATGACTTCAACAATCTGCTGACAATCATTCGTTCGTCAGTGGACTTTCTGCGTCAGCCCAACCTGCCGGAGGAACGCCGCCAACGTTATATGCGTGCGGTTTCCGACACGGTCGAGCGTGCCTCCAAACTGACCAGCCAGTTGCTCGCTTTCGCTCGGCGCCAGCCGCTCAACCCGCAAGTGGTCGATGCCGGGGAGCGTCTGGCCAACATCGGCGACATGCTCGAATCGGTCACCGGCGCGCAGATTCATGTGTGCGTCGAACGCCCCGCTCATCCCTGCTACATCCGCGTCGATCTCAGTCAGTTCGAAACCGCGTTGATCAATATTGCGCTTAACGCTCGCGACGCCATGAACGGCCAGGGCGAACTGAAACTGCGCCTGGAATGCCACATACCGCTGCCGTCGATTCGCGGCCATGCCGGTTCCAGCAGCCACTTCGTGTCGATCGCCCTCGCCGACACCGGTGCCGGTATCGACGCGCACACCCTCGAACACATCTTCGAACCGTTCTTCACCACCAAGCCTGTCGGCAAAGGCACGGGGCTGGGGCTGTCGCAAGTATTCGGCTTCGCCAAGCAGTCAGGCGGCAACGTCGACGTCTCCAGCGTGCTCGGCCAAGGCACCGAGTTCACCTTGTATTTGCCGCAAGTGCCAGCGAACGAGGCTGAAGTGGACGACTCCGAGGACGATGGCGAGGTGCAGCCGGCCTGCGAAAAGCGCCGGGTGCTGGTGGTCGAGGACAACCTGGACGTCGGCCGTTTCGCCAATCAGATCCTCCAGGACCTGGGCTATGAAACTGCGTGGGCGACCAACGCCGAAGAAGCCCTGCAACTGGCGGGCAGCGATGCCATGGCGTTCGATGCAGTGTTTTCCGACGTGGTCATGCCGGGCATTACCGGCGTCGCATTGGCTAAAGAGCTGCGCCAGCGCCGTCCGGATCTGCCGGTGATTCTGACTTCCGGTTACAGCGAAGAACTGGCGCGCAGTGGTTATGAAGGTTTCGAATTTCTTGCCAAACCCTACTCCGCTGAACAGGTCTCGCGGATTCTCGGCAAGACCTGGGCAACGCCCGCGACGTCAGTCGTGAGCGACGCCAGCGCGCTTGAGTAA
- a CDS encoding lytic polysaccharide monooxygenase auxiliary activity family 9 protein, giving the protein MNQAIPQTELKHGRVISPASRGAVAIDLGLLGGWQVNEMEGGKNFPAIEAGPCPSPFETDSASVAPPADGYILSGGKTDARDCVNYTSDEMSKKLGRSFNWPLLNVDPGQILKVSWTYTAPHTTRGYRWLITREGWDPQQRITRAQLEAQPFFEDFYPQVPYYSHAGELKAKVDHEVKLPAHKRGHHVIVLMWIVANTGNAFYQAFDVDFQ; this is encoded by the coding sequence ATGAATCAGGCAATTCCACAAACCGAACTGAAGCACGGTCGCGTCATCTCACCCGCCAGTCGCGGTGCTGTCGCCATTGACCTTGGCTTGCTCGGCGGCTGGCAGGTCAATGAAATGGAAGGCGGCAAGAACTTCCCGGCGATTGAGGCCGGACCGTGTCCTTCGCCTTTCGAAACCGACTCTGCCAGCGTCGCGCCGCCAGCCGACGGCTACATTCTCAGCGGCGGCAAGACCGATGCCCGCGATTGTGTGAACTACACCAGTGACGAAATGAGCAAGAAGCTCGGTCGTTCCTTCAACTGGCCGCTGCTCAATGTCGATCCGGGCCAGATCCTCAAGGTCAGTTGGACCTACACCGCGCCGCACACCACCCGTGGTTATCGCTGGTTGATCACCCGGGAAGGCTGGGATCCTCAGCAACGGATCACGCGTGCACAACTGGAAGCACAGCCTTTCTTCGAAGACTTCTACCCGCAGGTGCCTTATTACAGTCATGCCGGTGAGTTGAAGGCGAAGGTCGATCATGAAGTGAAGCTGCCGGCGCACAAGAGGGGCCATCACGTCATTGTGCTGATGTGGATCGTCGCCAACACCGGCAACGCCTTCTATCAGGCCTTCGACGTCGACTTCCAGTAA
- a CDS encoding DUF6388 family protein: MAPSDQRHEHALKLFLEARPELRETLDHLNPLLAQAKGETQAQYREERLHEAFEEEAERQGLFAWELTLQLTAASPEDYQAQRLEVHREVAEMAGLDWIEYCDLYGITP, encoded by the coding sequence ATGGCGCCTAGCGACCAGCGACATGAACACGCTCTGAAATTGTTTCTCGAAGCACGACCCGAACTGCGTGAAACCCTCGACCATCTCAACCCGCTGCTGGCTCAGGCGAAGGGCGAAACCCAGGCGCAGTATCGCGAAGAACGCCTGCATGAGGCGTTTGAAGAAGAGGCGGAAAGACAGGGGTTGTTCGCCTGGGAACTGACGTTGCAGTTGACCGCTGCTTCCCCGGAGGACTATCAGGCACAACGGCTCGAGGTGCATCGCGAGGTGGCGGAAATGGCGGGGTTGGACTGGATCGAGTATTGCGATCTTTACGGCATTACCCCGTAG
- a CDS encoding SulP family inorganic anion transporter codes for MKPIRLRADVLAGLTTSFALLPECIAFALVAHLNPLMGLYGAFIICTLTALFGGRPGMVSGAAGSMAVVIVALVVQHGVQYLLATVLLGGLIMMAFGLLRLGKLVRMVPHPVMLGFVNGLAIIIALAQLEHFKSGEHWLSGMPLYLMTGLVLLTMAIVYILPRLTKAVPPALVAILGVGLLVYLFGLPTRTLGDMAHIAGGLPTFALPDIAWNFETLRIIAPYAILMAMVGLLETLLTLNLTDEITETRGYPDRECVALGAANMVSGAFGGMGGCAMIGQTVINLSSGGRGRLSGVVAGVLILLFILFLSPLIERIPLAALVGVMFVVSQQTFAWASLRVINKVPLHDVLVIIAVTTITVFTDLATAVLCGIIIAALNFAWQQARELYADEHLEADGSKLYRLHGTLFFASTTPFLNQFDPANDPAKVTLDCRHLSFVDYSAIAALKTLRERYAKAGKQLQVFHLSKRCKKLLKRAGVAHD; via the coding sequence ATGAAACCGATTCGTCTGCGCGCCGATGTCCTGGCCGGACTCACCACCTCCTTTGCCCTGTTGCCCGAATGCATAGCCTTCGCGCTGGTGGCGCACCTCAACCCGCTGATGGGCCTGTACGGGGCCTTCATTATCTGCACGCTGACGGCGTTGTTCGGCGGCCGACCGGGCATGGTCTCCGGCGCGGCGGGGTCGATGGCGGTGGTGATCGTCGCGCTGGTGGTGCAACACGGCGTGCAGTATCTGTTGGCGACTGTGCTGCTCGGCGGTCTGATCATGATGGCGTTCGGGCTGTTGCGCCTGGGCAAACTGGTGCGCATGGTGCCGCATCCGGTGATGCTCGGTTTCGTCAATGGCCTGGCGATCATCATTGCCCTGGCGCAACTGGAGCATTTCAAAAGCGGCGAGCACTGGCTCAGCGGTATGCCGTTGTACCTGATGACCGGGCTGGTGCTGCTGACCATGGCCATCGTTTATATCCTGCCGCGCCTGACCAAAGCGGTGCCGCCGGCACTGGTGGCGATTCTTGGCGTTGGTCTGCTGGTCTACCTGTTCGGCCTGCCGACCCGCACCCTCGGTGACATGGCGCACATCGCCGGAGGTCTGCCGACCTTCGCTTTGCCGGACATTGCATGGAATTTCGAAACCCTGCGCATCATTGCCCCGTACGCGATCCTGATGGCAATGGTCGGCCTGCTGGAAACCCTGCTGACACTGAACCTGACCGACGAAATCACCGAGACTCGTGGCTACCCGGATCGCGAGTGCGTGGCGCTTGGCGCGGCGAACATGGTGTCCGGCGCGTTCGGCGGCATGGGCGGTTGCGCGATGATCGGCCAGACCGTGATCAACCTCAGCTCCGGCGGCCGCGGGCGCTTGTCCGGCGTGGTCGCGGGTGTGTTGATTCTGTTGTTCATTCTGTTTCTGTCGCCGCTGATCGAGCGCATTCCGTTGGCAGCACTGGTGGGGGTGATGTTCGTGGTGTCGCAACAGACCTTTGCCTGGGCGTCGTTGCGGGTGATCAACAAGGTGCCGCTGCACGATGTGCTGGTGATCATCGCCGTGACCACTATCACTGTGTTTACCGACCTGGCGACGGCGGTGCTCTGCGGGATCATCATCGCCGCGCTCAACTTTGCCTGGCAGCAGGCGCGCGAACTGTACGCCGATGAACATCTTGAGGCCGATGGCAGCAAACTCTATCGCCTGCACGGCACGCTGTTCTTTGCCTCGACCACGCCGTTTCTCAACCAGTTCGATCCGGCCAACGATCCGGCCAAAGTCACTCTCGACTGCCGGCATTTGAGCTTTGTCGATTACTCGGCGATTGCCGCGTTGAAAACCCTGCGGGAACGCTACGCCAAGGCCGGCAAGCAGCTACAGGTGTTTCATCTGTCGAAACGCTGCAAGAAATTACTCAAGCGCGCTGGCGTCGCTCACGACTGA
- a CDS encoding DUF7693 family protein: MSAFLSARDVCQRLRDAALGVLAFEVCEVISESGLIAVDIEGWHLLLDFTEGHLHHCESARDCAGDEATLDTWQRYGTDPVSLLSTWELAQIERFLREANRDQA, translated from the coding sequence ATGTCAGCGTTTTTGTCCGCCCGGGATGTGTGTCAGCGTCTGCGCGATGCCGCGCTGGGTGTGCTGGCGTTCGAAGTCTGCGAGGTGATTTCCGAATCCGGGCTGATTGCCGTGGATATCGAGGGCTGGCATTTGCTGCTGGATTTCACCGAGGGACACTTGCATCACTGTGAATCCGCTCGCGACTGCGCCGGGGATGAAGCGACGCTGGACACGTGGCAGCGTTATGGCACAGACCCGGTGAGTCTGCTCAGCACATGGGAACTGGCGCAAATCGAGCGTTTTCTGCGTGAGGCGAATCGCGACCAGGCCTAG
- a CDS encoding methylated-DNA--[protein]-cysteine S-methyltransferase, which translates to MPYTFITLPSPVGALKLVANGSRLAAILWENDKPNRVRLGPMSEAPDNPILMLTARQLDEYFAGTRNRFDLELEFVGSEFQKKVWAALLSIPFGETRTYSQIAAQIGHPAAVRAVGAANGRNPISIVAPCHRVIGASGKLTGFAGGLDAKERLLTLEGGQWAQIGKTGDLF; encoded by the coding sequence ATGCCTTATACGTTCATCACCCTGCCCTCGCCGGTCGGCGCATTGAAGCTGGTCGCGAACGGCAGTCGACTCGCGGCCATCCTCTGGGAAAACGACAAACCGAACCGGGTACGGCTTGGGCCGATGAGCGAAGCACCGGACAATCCGATCCTCATGCTGACCGCTCGGCAACTCGATGAATACTTTGCCGGCACACGAAATCGCTTCGATCTGGAGCTGGAATTTGTCGGCAGTGAATTCCAGAAAAAAGTCTGGGCGGCACTGCTGAGCATTCCCTTCGGCGAGACGCGCACCTACAGCCAGATTGCTGCGCAGATTGGCCATCCGGCAGCGGTTCGAGCGGTCGGCGCCGCCAACGGGCGCAATCCGATTTCCATTGTTGCGCCGTGTCATCGGGTGATCGGCGCTTCGGGGAAACTGACTGGCTTCGCCGGTGGGCTTGACGCTAAAGAGCGCTTGCTGACGCTTGAGGGTGGCCAGTGGGCGCAGATCGGTAAAACCGGCGATCTGTTTTAG
- a CDS encoding carboxymuconolactone decarboxylase family protein, translated as MSRIPAISLDTATDAVRPALEGVKKKIGFLPNVFTTLAQAPVALDTYLQASAILGKTSLSAQEKEAIYLATSQVNGCDYCLSAHTVFAGKAGLSTQDIVAARHGELNAYAALARQLTETRGHLSDAQLAAARAAGIDDRKIIEVIALVAVQTLTNYLNNTALTDIDFPAVEA; from the coding sequence ATGAGCCGCATCCCTGCAATCAGCCTCGACACCGCCACCGACGCCGTCCGTCCTGCACTGGAAGGCGTGAAGAAAAAAATCGGTTTCCTGCCCAACGTCTTCACCACCCTCGCCCAGGCACCGGTTGCACTCGACACCTACCTGCAAGCCTCGGCGATCCTGGGCAAGACCTCACTCAGCGCCCAAGAGAAAGAAGCGATTTATCTCGCCACTTCGCAGGTCAACGGCTGCGACTACTGCCTGTCCGCACACACCGTGTTCGCCGGCAAGGCCGGGCTGTCGACACAGGACATCGTCGCGGCACGTCACGGCGAACTGAATGCCTACGCCGCCCTCGCCCGCCAGTTGACTGAAACCCGTGGCCACTTGAGCGACGCACAATTGGCCGCTGCCCGCGCCGCCGGTATCGATGACCGCAAGATCATCGAAGTGATTGCTCTGGTAGCCGTGCAGACGCTGACCAATTACCTGAACAACACTGCGCTGACCGACATTGACTTCCCGGCCGTCGAGGCCTGA
- a CDS encoding GNAT family N-acetyltransferase, with product MNLRIELTQNPTEEQRQAILQPLIEYNDAKTGISKTEPFALMVKDEHGAILGGLYGRVTLRWMFIDLLSVPEQGRGQGIGSQLMAQAQALAEEQNCYGIWLDTFDFQAPEFYQKLGFSQFGEIVDYPPGHKRHFFQKRLID from the coding sequence ATGAATTTGCGTATCGAGTTGACGCAGAATCCTACCGAGGAACAGCGCCAGGCCATTCTTCAACCATTGATTGAATACAACGACGCGAAAACCGGCATATCGAAAACAGAGCCGTTCGCCTTGATGGTCAAAGATGAGCATGGCGCGATACTGGGCGGCTTATACGGACGAGTGACTTTGCGCTGGATGTTCATCGATCTCCTGTCAGTACCGGAACAAGGGCGAGGACAGGGGATTGGCTCCCAATTGATGGCTCAGGCGCAAGCATTGGCCGAAGAGCAGAATTGCTACGGAATCTGGCTCGACACCTTCGACTTTCAGGCGCCGGAGTTTTACCAGAAACTGGGCTTCAGCCAGTTCGGTGAGATCGTTGACTATCCACCGGGACACAAGCGGCATTTCTTTCAGAAGCGCCTGATTGACTGA
- a CDS encoding cysteine hydrolase family protein, giving the protein MTTALLIIDVQQALCAGEYQCFEIDRVIATINDLSQRARDAGVPVVLIQHEEKDSPLAYQAEGWQLAEGLETSPQDLRVRKTTGDSFYQTDLGKLLPSEDFERLIICGLQTDYCVNATVRSAHTLGYDIVVAGDAHSTVDNGTMSADDIIAQHNKDFAQLTSSVARIDVKPAADITF; this is encoded by the coding sequence ATGACCACCGCATTACTGATCATCGACGTCCAGCAGGCGCTGTGTGCTGGTGAGTATCAGTGTTTTGAGATCGACCGCGTGATCGCCACGATCAATGACCTGAGCCAGCGCGCCCGGGACGCCGGCGTTCCGGTAGTGCTGATTCAACACGAGGAGAAGGACAGCCCGTTGGCTTACCAAGCCGAAGGTTGGCAACTGGCCGAAGGGCTGGAGACATCACCGCAAGACCTGCGTGTACGCAAAACCACCGGGGATTCTTTCTATCAGACCGACCTCGGCAAGCTGCTGCCCAGCGAGGATTTCGAGCGGCTGATCATCTGCGGCCTGCAAACCGACTACTGCGTCAACGCCACAGTGCGCAGCGCGCATACGCTGGGCTACGACATCGTGGTTGCGGGAGACGCGCATTCGACAGTCGACAACGGCACCATGAGCGCCGACGACATCATTGCCCAACACAACAAGGACTTCGCCCAGCTCACCAGCTCCGTAGCGCGAATCGACGTCAAACCCGCAGCCGACATCACCTTCTGA
- a CDS encoding NUDIX domain-containing protein encodes MSNTAERVNIVDTQVLSHDWYLLKKITFDYHRNNGEWQRQTREVYDRGNGAAILLFNREKRTVVLTRQFRLPVFVNGHDGLLIEVAAGLLEGAAPEQRIRDEAEEETGYRVHEVKKVFEAYMSPGSVTEKLHFFIAEYDAASKVSDGGGLEEETEELEVLEWGFDEALAAFQRGDICDAKTIMLLQYAAMNKLFA; translated from the coding sequence ATGTCCAACACAGCCGAACGGGTCAACATCGTCGACACTCAAGTGTTGTCCCACGACTGGTATCTGCTGAAGAAAATCACCTTCGATTACCACCGCAACAACGGTGAGTGGCAACGTCAGACTCGCGAGGTTTACGACCGGGGCAACGGCGCGGCGATTCTGCTGTTCAACCGCGAAAAGCGCACGGTGGTATTGACCCGCCAGTTCCGCTTGCCGGTGTTCGTCAATGGCCATGACGGTTTGCTGATCGAGGTGGCGGCGGGTTTGCTCGAAGGTGCCGCGCCCGAGCAACGCATTCGTGACGAAGCCGAGGAGGAAACCGGATACCGAGTGCATGAAGTGAAGAAGGTGTTCGAGGCGTATATGAGCCCCGGCTCGGTGACCGAGAAGCTGCACTTCTTTATCGCCGAATACGACGCGGCGTCCAAAGTCAGCGACGGTGGCGGCCTGGAAGAAGAAACCGAAGAACTGGAAGTGCTCGAGTGGGGGTTCGATGAGGCGCTGGCGGCATTCCAGCGCGGCGACATCTGCGATGCCAAGACCATCATGTTGTTGCAGTACGCAGCGATGAACAAGCTGTTCGCTTGA
- the tusD gene encoding sulfurtransferase complex subunit TusD, with product MKFAIALFSAAHAPSSRRALLFAQAALAGGHEIVRLFFYQDGVFNASDAVVTPQDELDLPKQWRAFINDKQLDGVVCIAAALRRGVLNEEEAKRYQRDAISLSAPWELSGLGQLHDAVQDADRLVCFGGA from the coding sequence ATGAAGTTCGCCATTGCGCTGTTTTCCGCCGCCCATGCGCCCTCCTCGCGCCGTGCCCTGCTGTTTGCCCAGGCCGCGCTGGCCGGCGGGCACGAGATTGTCCGGCTGTTTTTCTATCAGGACGGCGTGTTCAACGCCTCCGATGCAGTAGTGACGCCACAGGATGAACTGGACTTGCCCAAGCAATGGCGCGCCTTCATCAACGATAAGCAACTCGATGGCGTGGTTTGCATCGCCGCCGCGCTACGCCGTGGTGTATTGAACGAAGAAGAAGCCAAGCGTTACCAGCGTGATGCGATTTCGCTCAGCGCGCCGTGGGAATTGTCCGGTCTTGGTCAGTTGCACGACGCCGTGCAGGACGCTGACCGTCTCGTCTGTTTCGGAGGCGCTTGA